DNA sequence from the Actinacidiphila yeochonensis CN732 genome:
AATAGCGATCTGGGTGTTGGCGTGCCGGCTAGATATTGATTTACGCATGCGGTCCTGGTTTCATGAAGAGAAGCTACTGAGGTTGAACTTGTGGAGTCGTAGGGCTGGCTGTTGGTGTCTGGCTGGGGTATCACCGGAGGGTGCGGTATCCACAGGGTGGCGGGTTGACCGCCGAACGGCAGGGAAGGCGCGAGGAGTTACGGTTTCAGGCGGCTGAGCGGTTTGCCTGCGGCGAGGGCAGTACGTCGATTGCCAGGGATCTGCGGGTCAGTGTCCGCTCGGTGCAGCGGTGGCGTCATGCGTGGGCTGAGGGCGGTCAGCGGGCTTTGTGGTCGCAGGGGCCGGCGTCGCTGCCGAGGCTGAGCGAGAAGCAGTTCGCCCAGTTGGAGGCGGAACTGGCGAAGGGGCCTGCTGCGCATGGCTGGGAGGATCAGCGCTGGACCCTGAGCCGCGTGAAGACCGTGATTGGTCGACGCTTCCACCTGACCTACACCGTTCAGGGGGTGCGCAAGCTGCTGGTCCGTAACGGCTGGTCCTGTCAGGTTCCGGCCCGGCGTGCCATGGAACGCGACGATGATGCCGTGGCTGGGTGGGTCAAGGAGGTCTGGCCCCGCGCGGAAGGCTAGCGGCGGCTCGTGGGGCCTGGTTGGTCTTCGAGGACGAAGCCGGCTTCTCCATGACGCCGCCGCGTGCCAGAACATGGTCGCCGCGTGGCCGCACTCCGGTCGTGCGGGTCCGCGGCCGTTCCCGCAGACGCGTCTCGATCGCCGCACTGACCTGCTACAAACCCGGCCACAAGTCCCGGCTGATCTATCGGCCGCGCAGAGATGACGGCAACCGTGACGGTCGCAAGAGCTTCTCCCGGCGCGACTACCGTGACCTCCTCATCGCCGCCCACCGGCAACTCGGCGGCCCGATCGTCCTCATCTGGGACAACCTCAACGTCCACAAAGCTGCCGGCCTGCGCGAGTTCGCCGACTCACACGACTGGCTGACCATCTACTACCTGCCGCCCTACGCCCCCGACCTCAACCCCGTCGAAGGGATCTGGTCCCTGCTGCGACGCGGGTGGCTGTCCAACGTCGCCTTCACCACCCCCGAACACCTCATCGACACCATTCGCCACGGCCTCCGCAGCATCCAGTACCACAGCAACCTGATCGACGGCTGCCTCACCGAAACCGGCCTGACCATCCAACCCACATGACGACACCACGAGTTCAACCTCAGTATGTACTCGCTGGGACCACGCCAGTGCTGGTGCACAATACGTGTGGCGATCCAGTTGTGGGATCTGGGAATGCTTATTCTGTCGCTTATGAGACGAAGATTCCGAAAAATATGTACCCCGGGCGCTCGCGCGGTGCTCACTTCCAGGCAGCAAGCCGTGACCTTGTTTTGGCCATGGATAGTGATGCCGACTTCGCAAAGGCGATGGACGATCTCATTCCCAGAATTCGCAATACGCTGGTCGATCCACGAGGCGGCATCTCTCGTCAGTCGCCCTCGCTCCTGTGGACCTGGCATCATGCTGGTCCTGACGGCCTGATGCAGCTAGTTCCTCGAATCCAGCATGAGGCACCAGGAAACCTACAGAACTTGTTCCATCCGGGAGGTGTTGGTGGATTCTCAATCTGGGGATGAGTCGTCCCAGCTCAGGTTGGGTGATGCGCTCCGCGATCTCGACGAGCTTGATGGCGAGCTCACTATCTACGTTGCATCAGGGCAGACGGTCGATCTCGCGATTCCGGCGGCTCTGGTCGACGAAGGGATTGATAATCAACCGGAAGGAATGGCATACCTCATCGAAGTCCACCTCGCAAGAGATGTGCTCCGCGTATGGAAAGCCTGGCGAGATGGCCAGGAGCCAACGAGAGAGGAAGCCTGTTCGGCTCTGTCCTATTATGCAAGTCATGATGCATATCAGCCGCGCGATTAGGGCAGGTCATCTGCTGCGGTCTGCTTTTCCCGTGGCTGCAGGATGGTGTGCTGAATAGCTCCCCGCTGGAGGGTTTTGAAAAAGTGAGTGGCCCTGTCGGAGTTAATTTCCGGCAGGGCCACTTGGGTGTTTGACGGCAGTAGTTGACGGCAACGTCAGCGGACGAGGGCGTTCCGGGGTGGCTGTTCGTCGCCGTCGGAGTGTGCTGTCTCCGGCCCGCTGAGCGTGGTGCTGAGGGTGTCGATGGCGTCGCGTTGGAGGCGGAGTCGGATGTGTGCGTACGCCGTGGCGGTTACGCCGATGTGGGCGTGACCCAGTAGTTCCTTGATGACGACGAGTTCCTCGACGCGCTCACGGGCCGGGTCAATGCCCTGGTCGAAGACCAGAAACGCCGTGCGCGTCTTCGCGGCGAGACCCACCCGAAGGAAACGGCGAAACGAGCAGTGGAGCTTCGGGCCGCCCTCAAGCGCCGAGGCGCCCGCCCCACCCCAATAGGAACAGCACCGCCGCATAGACGCGGAGCTGTTCAGATTTTCTTTACTTGATCAAGGCGACCGCTTGCGCGGGTCGCGCGCTCCGGCCCTGCGGGGCCGCCGCCCGCTCCTGTCTCCGCCCCGCTCAGCGGCATCCCCGCCGGTCCGGGCGCGCAACAGTCGGCAGAGCGAACCACCCTGGGGCCCTGCCCCAGACCCGGCCCTCTCTCCGAGGGGCGGGGGGTTGAGCCTTGGGTGCGGGTTCGTCGTGGTTCAGAGTCGCGGGTCGCGGGGGGTGGGTCCCTCGTCGCTCGGTCACCGGAGGCGTACCAGGAACCCGCGGGGGCCGCCAAGGACGAGCGCGAGCGTCACGGGGTGAGCCTTGGCGGCCCCCGGGGAATCCTGGTCCGGCGAAGCTGCCCGACCGACGAGGGACCCTCCCGTTCAGGCCCCAATCCTGCCGGAGGCCCAGCCCACGCTGTTTCGGCCAGTGCGGCCGGCCTACGGCAGCAGGGTGAAGGAGAGGGGCGCCTTGGGGCAGACGACGCTGAAGTGGCGGCGGTCGAGGGTGGCGATGGCGTCCGCTCCGAGTCGTTCGGCGACCGCGAAGACGGAGGCGTCGACCGCGCCGAGAGGAAAGTCGGCGTACTTCTCGACCAGCTCGACCATGCGGTCGATGTCCTGGGCAGCCAGGGGGATCAGGCTGATCTGTCCGAGGCTGATGGAGCGCAGGAAGGCGGCCTCTGCGCGAGTTCCGTGTTCGCGTTCGAGCAGGTAACAGACTTCGGTGAGCACCGGGTAGGGCACCAGCAGCGGGCGTGGGGTGCGGCGCATCAGCTCGACGCAGCGGGCGTGGTCCTGGTCGTCGGCATCGGCAGCGGCGACCAGCGCCCCGGTGTCCCAGATGATCACTCGGCTTCGCGTCCCATCTCGGCGCGGAGGATCTCGCCGGAGCGGGCGCCCAGGTCACCCTTGCCGCTGGACAGCGCGCCAACGAAGTCGGGCAGCGGCCACTCCTGCCCGCCGTCCTCGGCCGGAGTGCTCTCCCGCACGAGGGCCAGTATCGGCGCGACCTGCGACTCCGGTAGCCGGTCGACCAGCTCGTGCAGCTCTTCGCGCAAGGTACTCATGACGCCAGGATAGGGACAACCCGCACGGCGCGGGAGCCGAACGAGGGCGAACCGCCAGACACCCCATGTGGTCTATACCGCTGACGGCAGTAGCGACGGCAACAACCACGGACATCAACGCACAACCACGGACGCCAGCGGACCGCCGAACCACCTCCGACCTGCGAAAACGCAGGTAGAGCAGGGTCGAGTGCCACACGTACTATGTGCTGGCGGGGGCGACGCCGGTTCTCGTCCACAATTGTGATATCGCTACTCATTCGTCACGATGCGAATGTGATAATGGTGGCGACGTCATCAATAAGCGAGGGCCGAAGGCGGCAGGAACGGGTGCCCACAACCTCAAAATTGCAGAGGTGGCTGGCCAAGTAGAAGACGGTGAAGTCATTGCAGGGGGTGGCTCACTGCCAGAGCGTGCATTCGATACCCCCGGAGGATTCAAGGGTTCGCGAAGGCCGGACGTACTAGTTCAATGGCCCGATGGAAGTGTGTATGGGATTAATGTTGGCAAACAAACCGCGTCGGGTGCTCCCATTAAACGCGAAGCCGAGGCTCTCCAGGATCTGGAGAGTATCGGTATGGAGATGCACTTCGTGGCCTACAATTAGGACACTATGACGAAGCTATCTCTCCAGTTCCACGCAGACCGCATCGAGGTCTTGGCTGTCGTGAGCCATTGGGCCCAGCAGTCACGGTTCACGGTTGTGGCGGAGAGCTTCCGTCCGGTCTACCAGGCGCGCCTGGTAGACCGGACGGAGATCCCCGCCGATCTGAATCCTGTTCCGGATCGGATCTCTTTGAGTGTGCGTCCGGTGAACCTTGATGTTTCGACGGCACTGGAGTACATGCGAAAGAATCCAGACGTCCTCGCAATCACCTTCGGCGATCAATCGAATGGCGCTCTCCGAGAGACATTTCTTGGCGCAATGACTGACGACTCGGCTTCACTTGCCGACTGGAGACGGTTGAGGAATGACCTTCGCAAGCTGATGTTTAAGGGTGCGTCGGTTGAGAACGTCATTACTGGTGTGCGAGTCCGCAAGGAAGCCCATCTTTACACAGCTGGCGCAAAACGCATGGCGGAAGCGGGAGTAAGTATCCTGGGCCCGACAGATGCCATAAAGTACGTTCTCGACTAGAGAAGTTGGCAATCGGAGAGCGTGCGATTCGCCATCTCGGAGCTTTTCTTGCTCCAGGTGATTGCCGTCATCATGGCTATTTGGTAAGCCATATTGTCTCGGGTCGTCTGCTCGCATCGGCTCCCGTTGCCGTCAGCGTTGCCGTCACAGGGTCCCGACATGCCGAGGTTGTTCGTGGCTCTTCTGCTGCAAGTTTCGGCTCGTAAGAGCGAGGCGCTCTCGCCGATCAGTGAGAGGGCTAGATTCGGGCGATACCCGTGACCAGGTCGGTGTGACGCTGGGGAGAGGCAGGCGGCCTGCGCGCAACGTGATCGCTCCTCGCCGAGTCTGGCTGACGGTGGAGATGCTGGGGCGGTGGACTGGTCGGGGCTGCTGGGCCGCAGGCAGGAAGCAGCCCCCAAGGCCGGTCCTCCCGCCCCTTGCGCGCCCGCAGGGCGTGCCTTGATCCTTGTAGAGAAAGTTTCAGCTCGCTGCCGTGCTGTGCCTGTGCGTTCGGTCAGTTGTCGCTGGTGTAGATGTCTTCGACGTTGCGGCCGGCCTGCTTGACGCGCTGCGTGTAGCGTGCGAGCTCGCGTACCTGTGGGGCGCTGGTGTTCCAGTAGTGCTCGACGGCTGTCCTGGCGTCGATGATCCGCGTGACGTCGCCGGTGGCGGGGACTGTAAATCGTTCGGTGTAACTCCCGATCATGGAGGATGCATCGATGACCAGTGAGAACGTGGCTGAGCAGGACGCTGTCGAGTCGGCAGCGGCTGTGTCGGCGAAGGCCGTGGATGACCAGCTGATCGACGAGTTGGTGAGCCGGGCCCAGGCCGAGGGCCTGCAGCTGACCGGCGAGGGCGGGCTGTTGCAGCAGCTGACCAAGCGGCTGCTGGAGTCCTCCCTGGAGGGCGAGATCACCGACCACCTCGGCTATGACAAGCACGATCCGGCGGGCAGGAATCGCGGCAACTCGCGCAACGGCACACGCAGCAAGACGGTGCTGACCGACGTGGGGCCGGTGGAGATCGTCGTGCCCCGTGACCGGGACGGCTCCTTCGAACCGAAGATCGTCAAGAAGCGACAGAAGCGCCTGACTGGGGTCGACGAGATGGTGATCTCGCTGGCCGCGAAGGGCCTGACCGCCGGCGAGGTGCAGGCCCACCTGGCCGAGGTCTACGGTGCTGACGTCTCCCGCCAGACCATCTCCACCATCACCGACAAGGTGCTCGAGGGCATGGCCGAATGGCAGAACAGGCCCCTGGACACCGTCTATCCGGTCGTTTTCATCGACGCCATCCACGTAAAGATCCGCGACGGCGCGGTCGCCAACCGGCCGATCTATGTGGCCTTGGCCGTCACCACCGAGGGTCGGCGGGAGATCCTGGGCCTGTGGGCCGGCGACGGCGGCGAGGGCGCCAAGCACTGGATGCACATCCTCACCGAGATCAAGAACCGCGGCGTGAACGACGTCCTCATGCTGGTCTGCGACGGGCTCAAGGGCCTGCCCGAGGCGGTGGAGACCGTCTGGCCGCGTACCATCGTGCAGACCTGCGTGGTGCATCGAAGCCGTCAAGAAACAACACGTTGCTTCCCCGGAACTGTGTCGTTGGCGTGGTATGCGCATATCCGACGAGGTCCGCCTGCAACTCGCTCACCGCTTCGAAGTCCTGCTAGCGCACTTGAACGAGCGTCAGCGACGCTTGGCGATGGCGACGGAGGCACGCTTGCTCGGCCATGGAGGTGTGCGCCTGGTCGCGCGGATCGCCGGGGTCAGCGAAACCACCGTCCGCAAGGGAGTCTTCGAACTCGAGGATGGTGCTGAGCCGCTGTCCGAGGGCCGCGTTCGGCGCTCTGGCGGTGGGCGGATGCGGGCCGAGGTCGTCGATCCGTCCCTGGTCCCGGCGCTGATGGGGCTGGTCGAGCCGGACGAGCGCGGTGATCCGATGTCGCCGTTGCGCTGGACCACGAAGTCGTTGCGGCATCTGGCCGCCGAGTTGTCCCGGCAGGGCCATCGAGTGACCGCGCCGACCGTCGGCCGACTGTTGAAGGAGAACGGCTTCAGCCTCCAGGGCACCGCCAAGACCCTGGAAGGCGACCAACACCCCGACCGCGAAGCGCAGTTCCGCTACATCAACGAACAGGTCAAGAAGCACCAGGCTGCCGGACAGCCCGTGATCAGCGTCGACTCGAAGAAGAAGGAGCAGGTCGGCCGGCTGCCGATGGCAGGGCAGGAGTGGCGGCCCACGGGTGATCCGATCCAGGTCGAGGACCACAGCTTCTTCGCCGGCACCCACGTCCAGACCGCAGTCCCCTACGGAATCTACGACATGACCGCGAACACCGGCTGGGTGAACGTCGGCGTCGACCACGACACCTCCGCGTTCGCGGTTGCCTCCATCCGCCGCTGGTGGCAGGCACGCGGCCGACTCGAATACCCGCGGGCGACCCGGTTGCTGATCACCGCTGATGCGGGAGGTTCGAACAGCTACCGCTACCGTCTGTGGAAGGCCGAGCTGGCCTCGTTCGCTGCCGAGACGGGCCTGACGGTCACGGTCTGCCACTTCCCGCCGGGCACGTCGAAGTGGAACAAGATCGAGCACCGGCTCTTCTCGCACATCACCATGAACTGGCGCGGACGACCCCTGACCAGCCACGAAGTCGTCCTCAACACCATCGCCGCAACCACCACGAGCACGGGCCTGAAGATCGAAGCAGCCCTCGACCAGGGCTCCTACCCGACCGGCATCCAGGTCAGCCGCGAGCAACTCGAAGCCCTGCCGATCACGGCCCACGACCGGCACGGGAAATGGAACTACAGCATCGCCCCCGCCGTCGGCGACGCCGCGGCCCTGACCGCGCAGAGCGCCGACGAGCGCGCTGCCGTCCGCGCCCGGACTCTGCAGGCGCTTACCGACCCCCGCCTGATCGGCATGACTGACGGGGAACTCGCTGCTCTCCAAAGCAAGTTGGCCCCCGAGCAGGAAGCCCGGCGCGAGCAACGCCGCTACGTCCTGCGCGGCGGCAGGCGCGTTGCCACCACTGGCCGCAGCCGGTCCCTGCTCTCGAACGCGGACGAGGTCCTGGTCACCGTGGTCTACCTGCGGCAGGCCTGCCCGCAGAAGGTGCTGTGCGACCTGCTCGGGATCAACCCCGTCACCATTGGGCAGGCCATCAAGGCCACCCGACAACTGCTCGACGAACACAAGATCAGTGTCACGCCGACCGTGGTCCGCTACTTCACCCGCTCCCAGGATCTGCGCGCCTTCCTCACCCACGACGGCCCCGATCAGCATCCGATGGGGCCAAGCCGACACGCGCTCACGGCCCCCGACCTGACCGGCATGAGCCGCCAGTCCCTCCATGACCTGCTCGAAGAGCTGATCGTGCCCTATGCGGCCGCGATCGAGAAGCGACGGCACCAGCACCGCGGTGGCGACCGCCGCCCCAGCACCCGCGGCGGCGTCTTCCGGCAGAAGATCACCGACGGCGACCGCATCCTCGCGACGATCCTCTACCGGCGCCGCGTCTGCGGCCTCGACACACTCGCCGAACTCTTCGACATCTCCCGCAGCACCCTCTGGAACGCAATCAACGACGTCCTCCCCGTTCTCGACGCCCACGGCCTCGACATCGCCCCCGCCGAACGCCGGTTCCCCACCGCAGCCGACCTCCTGGCCGCGACAGGAGCACAAGACGACTTCCCAGATCGCCATGTTGTTCTTTGACGGCTTCATCTGCTGCGGAACTCCTTCCGCTATGCCGCCCGTCAGGACTGGGACAAGATCGCCAGGCTTCTGAAGCCGGTCTACACGGCGCCGACCGAGGAGGCCGCCCTGGAGCGGTTCGCCGAGTTCGCCGACACCTGGGGCCGGAAGTATCCGGCGATCGTGAAGCTGTGGGAGAACGCCTGGGAAGAGTTCACCCCGTTCTTGCGGTTCGACACCGAGATCCGCCGCATCGTCTGCACCACCAACGCGATCGAGTCGGTGAACGCCCGCATCCGCCGGGCGGTCAAGGCCCGTGGACACTTCCCCAACGAGCAGGCCGCCCTGAAGTGCGTCTACATGGCGATCATGTCCCTTGACCCCACCGGCAAGGGACAGGCCCGCTGGACCATGCGCTGGAAGACCGCGCTGAACGCCTTCGACATCACCTTCGACGGCCGCCTGTCAGCAGCCCGCCAATAGCCCCGACTACCCCAGTTACACCGCTCGTTTGACAGACCCCATTCTGGCTTGTCCGGGTCTGGACGTGGACGTCTAATTCTGACCGGGCGCTGGACCTGGCCCGGTTCCGGGGGCCGTGTCGGGGAGGCGGCGGGCGAGTTCGACGCGGGAGCGGATGCCGAGCTTTCGGTAGATGTGCCGGAGGTAGTAGTTCACCGTGTGCGGGGACAGGTGGACGCGCTGGGCGACCTGGCGGTTGGTCAAGCCCGAGACGACGAGGGCGGCGATGGTGCGTTCGACGGCGCTGAGCGTGGCTGCTGTCGGGTCCGGGGCGGGTGGCCTGTGGTGCGGGACGGCGTCGACGAGAGGCGTCCGGTCGACCTGGTCCCGGGCGGGCCATGCGTGGTGCCGGGGTGGCGAGGGGGTCTGCGGCACAGCCTGCGGGGTGACCTGTCGTTCGTTCAGGAGCGAGGTCAGATCCTTGGCCGCGCAGGCCCGGGCCCATGCGTCCGGGTGTTCCGCCGCGACGCGGGAGATCCCGTCGGGATCGCATTCGTACAGGCTGCGGGCGTGCAGGGCGGACAACTGGACGGAAGCGGCGCCCGGATTGTCGGCGGCCAGTCGTTCCACGGTCTTGAGGGCCGTGTTGGCGAGCTCGGGGTCGGCGACACGGCGGGAGAGGCGTACGAACCAGGCTGCCGCGCCCGGCTCGGTCAGGA
Encoded proteins:
- a CDS encoding IS630 family transposase (programmed frameshift), with amino-acid sequence MRYPQGGGLTAERQGRREELRFQAAERFACGEGSTSIARDLRVSVRSVQRWRHAWAEGGQRALWSQGPASLPRLSEKQFAQLEAELAKGPAAHGWEDQRWTLSRVKTVIGRRFHLTYTVQGVRKLLVRNGWSCQVPARRAMERDDDAVAVGQGGLAPRGRLAAARGAWLVFEDEAGFSMTPPRARTWSPRGRTPVVRVRGRSRRRVSIAALTCYKPGHKSRLIYRPRRDDGNRDGRKSFSRRDYRDLLIAAHRQLGGPIVLIWDNLNVHKAAGLREFADSHDWLTIYYLPPYAPDLNPVEGIWSLLRRGWLSNVAFTTPEHLIDTIRHGLRSIQYHSNLIDGCLTETGLTIQPT
- a CDS encoding ISAzo13 family transposase encodes the protein MRISDEVRLQLAHRFEVLLAHLNERQRRLAMATEARLLGHGGVRLVARIAGVSETTVRKGVFELEDGAEPLSEGRVRRSGGGRMRAEVVDPSLVPALMGLVEPDERGDPMSPLRWTTKSLRHLAAELSRQGHRVTAPTVGRLLKENGFSLQGTAKTLEGDQHPDREAQFRYINEQVKKHQAAGQPVISVDSKKKEQVGRLPMAGQEWRPTGDPIQVEDHSFFAGTHVQTAVPYGIYDMTANTGWVNVGVDHDTSAFAVASIRRWWQARGRLEYPRATRLLITADAGGSNSYRYRLWKAELASFAAETGLTVTVCHFPPGTSKWNKIEHRLFSHITMNWRGRPLTSHEVVLNTIAATTTSTGLKIEAALDQGSYPTGIQVSREQLEALPITAHDRHGKWNYSIAPAVGDAAALTAQSADERAAVRARTLQALTDPRLIGMTDGELAALQSKLAPEQEARREQRRYVLRGGRRVATTGRSRSLLSNADEVLVTVVYLRQACPQKVLCDLLGINPVTIGQAIKATRQLLDEHKISVTPTVVRYFTRSQDLRAFLTHDGPDQHPMGPSRHALTAPDLTGMSRQSLHDLLEELIVPYAAAIEKRRHQHRGGDRRPSTRGGVFRQKITDGDRILATILYRRRVCGLDTLAELFDISRSTLWNAINDVLPVLDAHGLDIAPAERRFPTAADLLAATGAQDDFPDRHVVL
- a CDS encoding HNH endonuclease produces the protein MDDLIPRIRNTLVDPRGGISRQSPSLLWTWHHAGPDGLMQLVPRIQHEAPGNLQNLFHPGGVGGFSIWG
- a CDS encoding type II toxin-antitoxin system VapC family toxin, whose product is MIIWDTGALVAAADADDQDHARCVELMRRTPRPLLVPYPVLTEVCYLLEREHGTRAEAAFLRSISLGQISLIPLAAQDIDRMVELVEKYADFPLGAVDASVFAVAERLGADAIATLDRRHFSVVCPKAPLSFTLLP